Proteins from a single region of Salvelinus fontinalis isolate EN_2023a chromosome 15, ASM2944872v1, whole genome shotgun sequence:
- the LOC129811804 gene encoding COMM domain-containing protein 8-like isoform X2, giving the protein MVHLLGKLPPEECPKLLHWVVDGVCGREPPRMADYGNTWTLVEWIELLDSLSSLFRLAVGKKTPNEEVLASLADVGSGYGEAVLTVLRARREEIRQALVERTNNVSSSTLQDFDWQIKLALSSDKISSLHTPLLNLHLDVKENGALKPLSVEMNREELQTLISSLEAANKVVLQLK; this is encoded by the exons ATGGTACATTTACTTGGCAAATTACCTCCTGAAGAATGTCCAAAA CTATTACACTGGGTGGTAGACGGTGTGTGTGGGCGGGAGCCCCCTCGGATGGCAGACTACGGTAATACGTGGACCCTTGTAGAATGGATAGAGCTCCtcgactccctctcctctctgttccggcTCGCCGTGGGTAAGAAGACCCCAAACGAAGAG GTGCTGGCATCGTTGGCAGACGTGGGCAGTGGGTATGGGGAGGCCGTGCTGACTGTCCTGAGGGCCAGACGAGAGGAGATCCGTCAGGCGCTGGTGGAGAGGACCAATAACGTGTCCAGCTCTACCCTCCAGGATTTTGACTGGCAGATAAAG CTGGCATTGTCCAGCGATAAGATCTCATCTCTCCATACCCCTCTACTCAACCTCCATTTGGATGTGAAGGAGAATGGTGCCCTGAAGCCTCTGTCTGTCGAGATGAACAGAGAGGAATTACAAACACTCATCAGCTCATTGGAGGCTGCCAATAAG